In the Apteryx mantelli isolate bAptMan1 chromosome 13, bAptMan1.hap1, whole genome shotgun sequence genome, one interval contains:
- the IGBP1 gene encoding immunoglobulin-binding protein 1: MAEGAGTEAPRLPELLAAGWRLWEEVEAGTEPSSAAPAVQDKVRRGLDALQQAAAMVAQLDLFSENEELEEIASADLRYLPLPALLGALTLRQVNQSRRLEHLESARAHFCRFLRLCKSYGLGSFALPGPAGSPPAPAAAPGPAAGGLVAMASARQAKIERYKQKKELENRLASMRTFVESGQADEDQMREFYLLQTQKWINISLEEIESIDQETVILRSRGTTKQSSAPPHGTSRQVRAPLKPFILTRDAAQAKVFGAGYPGVPTMTVDDWYEQRRRQGVMPGQSVPQRTPAGVTDDELQKKQQEKKEEEDDEEALQKARNWDDWKDTHPKGYGNRQNMG; the protein is encoded by the exons ATGGCGGAGGGGGCTGGTACGGAGGCGCCGcggctgcccgagctgctggcgGCGGGCTGGCGGctgtgggaggaggtggaggcCGGCACCGAGCCGTCCTCGGCCGCCCCGGCCGTGCAGGACAAGGTGCGGCGGGGGCTCGACGCCCTGCAGCAGGCGGCCGCCATGGTGGCGCAGCTGGACCTGTTCAG CGAGAACGAGGAGCTGGAGGAGATCGCGTCGGCCGACTTGCGCTACCTGCCGCTGCCCGCCCTGCTGGGGGCCCTGACGCTGCGGCAGGTCAACCAGAGCCGGCGGCTGGAGCACCTGGAAAGCGCCCGCGCCCACTTCTGCCGCTTCCTGCGGCTCTGCAAGAGCTACGGCCTGGGCAGCTTCGCcctgccgggccccgccggcagcccgccggcccccgccgccgccccgggcccggccgccggcggCCTGGTGGCCATGGCGTCGGCCCGGCAAGCCAAGATCGAGAG ATATAAGCAGAAGAAGGAACTGGAGAACAGATTGGCCTCTATGAGAACCTTTGTGGAGAGTGGGCAAGCAGATGAGGATCAGATGCGAGAATTTTACCTCTTGCAAACCCAGAAATGGATCAACATCAGCCTTGAGGAAATTGAGAGTATTGACCAAGAAACGGTCATTTTGAGGAGCAGAGGTACAACAAAACAG TCTTCAGCACCACCACACGGTACTTCTCGGCAAGTCAGGGCTCCATTGAAACCTTTCATTCTTACCCGGGATGCTGCTCAGGCTAA AGTGTTTGGTGCTGGATATCCTGGCGTGCCAACTATGACAGTAGATGATTGGTATGAGCAGCGCAGAAGGCAAGGAGTCATGCCTGGTCAGAGCGTCCCTCAGAGAACACCAG CAGGTGTAACTGATGACGAactgcagaagaagcagcaggagaaaaaagaggaagaggatgatGAGGAAGCTCTTCAGAAAGCTCGAAACTGGGATGACTGGAAAGATACACACCCAAAAGGCTATGGCAACCGACAGAATATGGGCTGA
- the LOC106486174 gene encoding diacylglycerol O-acyltransferase 2-like, which translates to MKSCEPESGAELLATMKTIIAAYSQNRSGSRASVQAALRTLLTAPWPSQRDVRSWLQLLAVLQWVLSFLLLGVVSLLLLIYLVFTSFWPISALYLAWIIFDWDTPEKGGRRLACLRKWRVWKHFRDYFPVQLVKTHDLSPSHNYIIGSHPHGILCVGAFCNFVTGSTGFLEMFPGIRPFLTTLAGNFRLPIFREYLMSGGLCPVTRQAIGYLLSKNGTGNAVAIVIGGAAESLSCRPGVTTLILKNRKGFVRMALQHGAYLVPSFSFGENDLFRQVVFEEGSWMRSIQLRFQKMMGFAPCVFYGRGLTSVQSRGFLPYPRPITTVVGEPVTVPKIEDPSCETVDLYHEMYVRSLLKLFNENKTKYGLSETDELRII; encoded by the exons ATGAAGAGCTGTG AACCAGAGTCTGGAGCAGAACTTCTTGCCACCATGAAAACAATTATTGCAGCCTATTCCCAAAATCGTAGTG GGAGTCGCGCCAGCGTCCAGGCTGCCCTCCGCACCCTGCTCACGGCGCCGTGGCCCTCGCAGCGGGACGTCCGCTCGTGGCTGCAGCTCCTCGCCGTCCTCCAGTGGGTCCTCAGCTTCCTGCTCCTGG GGGTGGTCAGTCTGCTTCTGCTCATCTACCTCGTGTTCACCAGCTTCTGGCCCATTTCCGCCCTGTATCTGGCCTGGATCATCTTCGACTGGGACACGCCGGAGAAAG GCGGGAGGAGGCTGGCGTGCTTGCGGAAATGGCGCGTGTGGAAGCATTTCCGGGATTATTTCCCGGTTCAG CTGGTGAAGACCCACGACCTGTCACCCAGCCACAACTACATCATCGGCTCGCACCCCCACGGCATCCTCTGCGTCGGGGCCTTCTGCAACTTCGTCACGGGATCGACGGGCTTCTTGGAGATGTTCCCTGGCATCAGACCCTTCCTGACCACCCTGGCCGGCAATTTCCGCCTGCCCATCTTCAGGGAGTACCTGATGAGCGGGG GTCTGTGCCCCGTGACACGCCAGGCCATAGGGTACCTCCTGTCCAAGAACGGCACCGGGAACGCCGTGGCCATCGTCATCGGCGGCGCGGCCGAGTCGCTCTCCTGCCGGCCGGGAGTCACCACCTTAATCCTGAAGAACCGCAAGGGCTTCGTGCGCATGGCCCTGCAGCACGG GGCGTACCTGGTGCCCTCCTTCTCCTTCGGCGAGAACGACCTCTTCCGGCAGGTGGTTTTCGAGGAGGGCAGCTGGATGAGGAGCATCCAGCTGCGCTTCCAGAAGATGATGGGCTTCGCCCCCTGCGTCTTCTACGGCCGGGGCCTCACCTCCGTTCAGTCCCGGGGATTTTTGCCCTACCCCAGACCCATCACGACTGTCG TGGGGGAGCCCGTGACGGTGCCCAAGATCGAGGACCCGAGCTGCGAGACGGTGGACCTGTACCACGAGATGTACGTCCGCTCCCTGCTCAAGCTCTTCAACGAGAACAAGACCAAGTACGGGCTGTCGGAGACGGACGAGCTGCGGATCATATGA
- the P2RY4 gene encoding P2Y purinoceptor 4, with the protein MATSVRTFPVALWTPTPASWLVGNATTVAEAKCVFDEEFKFILLPVSYAFVFVVGLLLNSWALWIFVSRMRPWNATTTYMFNLAVSDTLYVLSLPTLVYYYADRNNWPFGECLCKIVRFLFYANLYSSILFLTCISVHRYMGICHPIRSLKWVKTKHARLICVGVWLVVTICLIPNLIFVTISSRHNSTLCHDTTKPEEFDHYVHYSSSVMALLFGVPFLVIVLCYCLMAKKLCKSSFSSTGTRMPSYKKRSIKMIIIVLTVFAICFVPFHITRTLYYTSRYFQAECRTLNIINFTYKITRPLASINSCLDPILYFMAGDKYRGRLRRGAAQWPQPRPRPQSALALVSTSRDEAAGDSHATAYRISDT; encoded by the coding sequence ATGGCCACTTCAGTGAGGACATTCCCAGTTGCCCTGTGGACACCAACGCCTGCTTCCTGGCTGGTAGGGAACGCCACCACCGTGGCAGAAGCAAAGTGCGTGTTCGACGAGGAGTTCAAGTTCATCCTGCTGCCCGTCTCCTACGCGTTCGTGTTTGTGGTGGGGCTGCTGCTCAACTCTTGGGCCTTGTGGATTTTCGTCTCCAGGATGAGGCCATGGAACGCCACCACGACCTACATGTTTAACCTGGCTGTCTCTGACACGCTCTACGTGCTCTCCCTCCCCACCTTGGTCTATTACTATGCAGACCGCAACAACTGGCCCTTTGGGGAATGTCTCTGCAAGATAGTGCGCTTCCTTTTCTACGCAAACCTCTACAGCAGCATCCTCTTCCTCACGTGTATCAGTGTCCACCGCTACATGGGCATCTGTCACCCTATCCGCTCCCTCAAGTGGGTGAAGACCAAGCACGCACGCCTCATTTGTGTGGGTGTGTGGCTTGTTGTCACCATCTGCCTCATCCCCAACCTCATCTTTGTCACCATCAGCTCCAGGCACAACAGCACCCTTTGCCACGACACCACCAAGCCCGAGGAGTTCGATCATTACGTGCATTACAGCTCCTCTGTCATGGCCCTCCTCTTCGGGGTGCCCTTCCTGGTTATCGTCCTGTGCTATTGCCTGATGGCCAAGAAGCTCTGCAAATCCAGCTTCTCCAGCACCGGCACCCGAATGCCCTCCTACAAGAAGCGCTCCATCAAGATGATCATCATCGTGCTCACCGTCTTTGCAATCTGCTTCGTGCCTTTCCACATCACCCGGACCCTCTACTACACCTCCCGCTACTTCCAAGCGGAATGCCGGACCCTCAACATCATCAACTTCACCTACAAGATCACGCGGCCCCTGGCCAGCATCAACAGCTGCCTCGACCCCATTTTGTACTTCATGGCTGGGGACAAGTACCGGGGCAGGCTGCGCCGGGGGGCAGCCCagtggccccagccccggccccggccccagtcTGCCCTGGCCCTGGTGTCCACCTCCAGGGACGAGGCTGCGGGCGACAGCCATGCCACCGCTTACCGCATCAGCGACACCTGA
- the LOC106486171 gene encoding phosphatidylinositol 3,4,5-trisphosphate 5-phosphatase 2 isoform X2: MAAASWYHRDISRVVAEDLLAKAGKDGCFLVRDSESVSGAYALCLLFQRHVHTYRILPDDEGLLSVQTIQGIQAKCFRSLTDLVGAYQQPNNGLVTPLLYPVHRAREAADEDSDGDEGRGGAPANAGPPGGAAPGAWTGRAHISQQLHLRLQEQVHSSPASDFMGFMAEYLTHHLQLDLEALRNGDLQLRHLSTALVTACRGLHSEIDFTLAGLETLAKVFGPPASPRSPAREQGLLTSDPDLELLLSKISTVNHLLSSLEKKVLRSLQETVSKHNLALPSVAAAPQPATKPLAVQSFEVKVGKSQRAALTVDVESGTVAVTKKGSGTPEETIPQDKILQLIKYQSVQSKVRLVYDRDQHKNLSRDFVFPNARKREAFCQLLQLMKIQHSNLDEPDLISVYVGTWNMGSTPPPRSLASWLTSRGLGRTQDETTACIPHDIYVVGTQENSLGDREWVEFLRASLKTLMAIDYRVVMARAEARGGDTSLAALSGFARGMPACRRPLRIFPLLHPVLLVGGSWQARAGARQPGSPPCVGPCGPAHPCLPQVALQCLWSIKIVVLVRPEHERRISHVNTSSVKTGIANTLGNKGAVGVSFLFNGTSFGFVNCHLASGSEKTHRRNQNYSDILRSLVLGDKRLSAFDLTLRFTHLFWFGDLNYRLNMDVQDILAHVTKRDFEALVAVDQLNLEREKNKVFLRFSEGDISFPPTYRYERGSRDNYIWQKFKTTGMRINVPSWCDRILWKSHPETHVVCNSYGCTDDIVSSDHSPVFATFEVGVTSQFVPKKAPGSSPESLACIEWESIEVIVKTASRSKCYIEFHSYCLEEPQRSGENTSQSCDIPGFLKLSWSAKHLPVLHPILSDLEYLGDQHLLLSIKGVESCESYGECCIAMRSMIGSMAQQFETFLFHRGEETGSMRGWMKVRVPKDRRSTRERLYEWISFEEEDAEAAADVPTCSKPPTHRVRSRPHSVPDAASSYTNPAYFIFEGLPNTWAPAPGASEALRRPRGERQAESPRRRSPAPPPAEEEPRGGRPRSVAGGPGRGRQLSPLPAGRQKRPKSAVLERDVAAAVAAEGDCSLTALHMARCLSELDRVSPERGGRPDAGTAGGPKAQLRQTRSALEPLPPLPPPTQDARRHGRTTEWPCDRGDRSRSIGAWLSHLGLEQYKEGLYENGWDDLEFFRDITEQDLLEAGVLSPTHRKLIQAKLRESAAESPQQRPYLKPNA; encoded by the exons GTTCCAGCGGCACGTGCACACCTACCGCATCCTCCCCGACGACGAGGGGCTGCTCTCCGTCCAG aCCATCCAGGGCATCCAGGCAAAGTGCTTCCGCAGCCTCACCGACCTGGTCGGCGCCTACCAGCAGCCCAACAACGGCCTGGTGACGCCGCTGCTCTACCCCGTGCACCGGGCGCGCGAGGCGGCCGACGAGGACTCGg ATGGGGacgagggccgcggcggcgccccggcgaACGCGGgcccccccggcggggccgcccccggcgcctGGACCGGCCGGGCTCACATCTCGCAGCAGCTGCACCTgaggctgcaggagcaggtgcaCAGCAG CCCAGCCAGCGACTTCATGGGCTTCATGGCCGAGTACCTCACCCACCACCTGCAGCTGGACCTGGAGGCGCTGCGCAACGGCGACCTGCAGCTGCGGCACCTCAGCACCGCGCTCGTCACGGCCTGCCGGGGGCTGCACAG CGAGATCGACTTCACGCTGGCCGGTTTAGAGACGCTGGCCAAGGTGTTCGGCCCTCCCGCttccccccgcagccccgcgagGGAGCAG GGTCTCCTGACCAGTGATCCGGACCTGGAGCTGCTCCTCAGCAAGATATCCACTGTCAAccatctcctctcctccctggagAAAAAG GTGCTGAGGTCGCTGCAGGAGACGGTGTCCAAGCACAACCTGGCGCTGCCCAGCGTGGCCGCGGCCCCCCAGCCGGCCACCAAGCCCCTGGCCGTGCAGAGCTTCGAG GTGAAGGTGGGCAAGTCGCAGCGAGCAGCCCTGACGGTGGACGTGGAGTCGGGCACGGTGGCCGTCACCAAGAAGGGCAGCGGGACCCCGGAAGAGACCATCCCTCAGGACAAAA TCTTGCAGCTGATTAAATACCAGAGCGTGCAGAGCAAGGTGAGGCTGGTGTACGACCGGGACCAGCACAAGAACCTGAGCAGAGACTTCGTCTTCCCGAACGCGCGG AAGCGAGAGGCCTTTTGCCAGCTGCTCCAGCTCATGAAGATCCAGCACTCCAACCTGGACGAGCCTGACCTCATCTCGGTGTACGTCGGGACGTGGAACATGG gcagcaccCCGCCGCCGCGGTCCCTCGCCTCCTGGCTGACGTCGCGGGGCCTGGGGCGCACTCAGGACGAGACCACGGCCTGCATCCCCCACGACATCTACGTGGTCGGCACCCAGGAGAACTCCCTGGGCGATCGCGAGTGGGTGGAGTTCCTGCGAGCATCGCTGAAGACGCTGATGGCCATAGACTACCGAGTGGTAATGGCGCGGGCCGAAGCTCGAGGGGGGGACACGTCCTTAGCTGCCCTCTCCGGCTTTGCCAGGGGCATGCCCGCTTG CCGGCGTCCTCTTCGTATCTTTCCGCTTCTTCACCCCGTCCTGCTCGTTGGGGGCAGCTGGCAGGCACGGGCCGGGGCCAGGCAGCCCGGTTCACCCCCGTGTGTGGGGCCGTGCGGGCCAGCTCACCCCTGTCTCCCGCAGGTCGCCCTGCAGTGCCTCTGGAGCATCAAGATAGTCGTGCTGGTGAGACCGGAGCACGAGCGGCGCATCAGCCACGTGAACACGTCCAGCGTGAAGACGGGCATTGCCAACACCCTCG GTAACAAGGGAGCTGTGGGCGTCTCCTTCCTTTTCAACGGGACATCCTTCGGGTTCGTGAACTGCCACCTGGCCTCGGGGAGTGAGAAGACCCACAG GAGGAACCAGAACTACAGCGACATCCTGCGCTCGCTGGTGCTGGGTGACAAGCGGCTCAGCGCCTTCGACCTCACGCTGCGCTTCACCCACCTCTTCTGGTTCGGGGACCTCAACTACCGCCTCAACATGGATGTGCAG gACATCCTAGCCCACGTAACCAAGAGGGACTTTGAAGCCCTCGTGGCTGTGGACCAGCTCAACCTGGAGCGGGAGAAGAACAAGGTCTTCCTACGATTCA GCGAGGGCGAcatctccttccctcccacctaCCGGTACGAACGGGGCTCCCGGGACAACTACATCTGGCAGAAGTTCAAGACTACGGGG ATGAGGATCAACGTCCCCTCGTGGTGCGACCGCATCCTGTGGAAGTCGCACCCAGAGACCCACGTGGTCTGTAACTCGTACG GCTGCACCGACGACATCGTGAGCAGTGACCACTCGCCGGTCTTCGCCACCTTCGAGGTGGGAGTGACATCGCAGTTTGTGCCCAAGAAGG CACCCGGCTCCAGCCCCGAATCGCTGGCCTGCATCGAGTGGGAGAGCATCGAGGTGATCGTGAAAACCGCCAGCCGCAGCAAGTGCTACATCGAGTTTCACTCCTACTGCCTGGAGG AGCCCCAGCGGAGCGGGGAGAACACGTCCCAGAGCTGCGACATCCCCGGCTTCCTCAAGCTCAGCTGGTCGGCCAAACACTTGCCCGTG CTGCACCCCATCCTCTCGGACCTGGAGTACCTGGGGGACCAGCACCTGCTGCTCAGCATCAAGGGCGTGGAGAGCTGCGAGTCGTACG GCGAGTGCTGCATCGCGATGAGGTCCATGATTGGCAGCATGGCCCAGCAGTTTGAGACCTTCCTCTTCCACCGCGGCGAGGAGACGGGCTCCATGCGCGGCTGGATGAAGGTCCGAGTCCCCAAGGACAGGCGCAGCACCCGCGAGAGGCTCTACG AGTGGATCAGCTTCGAGGAGGAGGATGCCGAAGCGGCTGCCGATGTCCCGACGTGCTCCAAGCCGCCCACGCACCGCGTCAG GAGCCGGCCCCACAGCGTCCCGGACGCGGCCAGCAGCTACACCAACCCAGCCTACTTCATATTCGAGGGGTTGCCCAACACgtgggccccggcgcccggcgcctccGAAGCCCTCCGTCGCCCCCGCGGCGAGAGGCAGGCGGAAAGcccgcggcgccgcagcccggccccgccgcccgcggaggaagagccgcggggcggccggccccGCAGCGTGGCGGGGGGTCCCGGCCGCGGGCGCCAGctcagccccctccccgccggcagGCAGAAGAGGCCCAAATCGGCCGTTCTGGAGAGGgacgtggcggcggcggtggcggcggaggGCGACTGCTCCCTGACGGCGCTGCACATGGCGAGGTGCCTCAGCGAGCTGGACCGGGTGTCCcccgagcggggcggccgcccggaCGCCGGCACGGCCGGTGGCCCCAAGGCGCAGCTGCGCCAGACCCGCAGCGCcctggagccgctgccgccgctgccgccacccACGCAGGACGCCCGGCGGCACGGCCGCACCACGGAG TGGCCCTGCGACAGGGGCGACCGCTCCCGCAGCATCGGCGCGTGGCTGAGTCACCTCGGCTTGGAGCAATACAAGGAGGGGCTGTATGAAAACGGCTGGGATGACCTCGAGTTCTTCAG AGACATCACTGAGCAGGACCTGCTGGAAGCCGGGGTGCTGAGCCCTACTCACCGGAAGCTCATCCAAGCCAAACTCCGCGAGAGCGCCGCTGAAAGTCCGCAGCAGAGACCCTACCTGAAACCAAACGCCTAG
- the LOC106486171 gene encoding phosphatidylinositol 3,4,5-trisphosphate 5-phosphatase 2 isoform X1 → MAAASWYHRDISRVVAEDLLAKAGKDGCFLVRDSESVSGAYALCLLFQRHVHTYRILPDDEGLLSVQTIQGIQAKCFRSLTDLVGAYQQPNNGLVTPLLYPVHRAREAADEDSDGDEGRGGAPANAGPPGGAAPGAWTGRAHISQQLHLRLQEQVHSSPASDFMGFMAEYLTHHLQLDLEALRNGDLQLRHLSTALVTACRGLHSEIDFTLAGLETLAKVFGPPASPRSPAREQGLLTSDPDLELLLSKISTVNHLLSSLEKKVLRSLQETVSKHNLALPSVAAAPQPATKPLAVQSFEVKVGKSQRAALTVDVESGTVAVTKKGSGTPEETIPQDKILQLIKYQSVQSKVRLVYDRDQHKNLSRDFVFPNARKREAFCQLLQLMKIQHSNLDEPDLISVYVGTWNMGSTPPPRSLASWLTSRGLGRTQDETTACIPHDIYVVGTQENSLGDREWVEFLRASLKTLMAIDYRVVALQCLWSIKIVVLVRPEHERRISHVNTSSVKTGIANTLGNKGAVGVSFLFNGTSFGFVNCHLASGSEKTHRRNQNYSDILRSLVLGDKRLSAFDLTLRFTHLFWFGDLNYRLNMDVQDILAHVTKRDFEALVAVDQLNLEREKNKVFLRFSEGDISFPPTYRYERGSRDNYIWQKFKTTGMRINVPSWCDRILWKSHPETHVVCNSYGCTDDIVSSDHSPVFATFEVGVTSQFVPKKAPGSSPESLACIEWESIEVIVKTASRSKCYIEFHSYCLEEPQRSGENTSQSCDIPGFLKLSWSAKHLPVLHPILSDLEYLGDQHLLLSIKGVESCESYGECCIAMRSMIGSMAQQFETFLFHRGEETGSMRGWMKVRVPKDRRSTRERLYEWISFEEEDAEAAADVPTCSKPPTHRVRSRPHSVPDAASSYTNPAYFIFEGLPNTWAPAPGASEALRRPRGERQAESPRRRSPAPPPAEEEPRGGRPRSVAGGPGRGRQLSPLPAGRQKRPKSAVLERDVAAAVAAEGDCSLTALHMARCLSELDRVSPERGGRPDAGTAGGPKAQLRQTRSALEPLPPLPPPTQDARRHGRTTEWPCDRGDRSRSIGAWLSHLGLEQYKEGLYENGWDDLEFFRDITEQDLLEAGVLSPTHRKLIQAKLRESAAESPQQRPYLKPNA, encoded by the exons GTTCCAGCGGCACGTGCACACCTACCGCATCCTCCCCGACGACGAGGGGCTGCTCTCCGTCCAG aCCATCCAGGGCATCCAGGCAAAGTGCTTCCGCAGCCTCACCGACCTGGTCGGCGCCTACCAGCAGCCCAACAACGGCCTGGTGACGCCGCTGCTCTACCCCGTGCACCGGGCGCGCGAGGCGGCCGACGAGGACTCGg ATGGGGacgagggccgcggcggcgccccggcgaACGCGGgcccccccggcggggccgcccccggcgcctGGACCGGCCGGGCTCACATCTCGCAGCAGCTGCACCTgaggctgcaggagcaggtgcaCAGCAG CCCAGCCAGCGACTTCATGGGCTTCATGGCCGAGTACCTCACCCACCACCTGCAGCTGGACCTGGAGGCGCTGCGCAACGGCGACCTGCAGCTGCGGCACCTCAGCACCGCGCTCGTCACGGCCTGCCGGGGGCTGCACAG CGAGATCGACTTCACGCTGGCCGGTTTAGAGACGCTGGCCAAGGTGTTCGGCCCTCCCGCttccccccgcagccccgcgagGGAGCAG GGTCTCCTGACCAGTGATCCGGACCTGGAGCTGCTCCTCAGCAAGATATCCACTGTCAAccatctcctctcctccctggagAAAAAG GTGCTGAGGTCGCTGCAGGAGACGGTGTCCAAGCACAACCTGGCGCTGCCCAGCGTGGCCGCGGCCCCCCAGCCGGCCACCAAGCCCCTGGCCGTGCAGAGCTTCGAG GTGAAGGTGGGCAAGTCGCAGCGAGCAGCCCTGACGGTGGACGTGGAGTCGGGCACGGTGGCCGTCACCAAGAAGGGCAGCGGGACCCCGGAAGAGACCATCCCTCAGGACAAAA TCTTGCAGCTGATTAAATACCAGAGCGTGCAGAGCAAGGTGAGGCTGGTGTACGACCGGGACCAGCACAAGAACCTGAGCAGAGACTTCGTCTTCCCGAACGCGCGG AAGCGAGAGGCCTTTTGCCAGCTGCTCCAGCTCATGAAGATCCAGCACTCCAACCTGGACGAGCCTGACCTCATCTCGGTGTACGTCGGGACGTGGAACATGG gcagcaccCCGCCGCCGCGGTCCCTCGCCTCCTGGCTGACGTCGCGGGGCCTGGGGCGCACTCAGGACGAGACCACGGCCTGCATCCCCCACGACATCTACGTGGTCGGCACCCAGGAGAACTCCCTGGGCGATCGCGAGTGGGTGGAGTTCCTGCGAGCATCGCTGAAGACGCTGATGGCCATAGACTACCGAGTG GTCGCCCTGCAGTGCCTCTGGAGCATCAAGATAGTCGTGCTGGTGAGACCGGAGCACGAGCGGCGCATCAGCCACGTGAACACGTCCAGCGTGAAGACGGGCATTGCCAACACCCTCG GTAACAAGGGAGCTGTGGGCGTCTCCTTCCTTTTCAACGGGACATCCTTCGGGTTCGTGAACTGCCACCTGGCCTCGGGGAGTGAGAAGACCCACAG GAGGAACCAGAACTACAGCGACATCCTGCGCTCGCTGGTGCTGGGTGACAAGCGGCTCAGCGCCTTCGACCTCACGCTGCGCTTCACCCACCTCTTCTGGTTCGGGGACCTCAACTACCGCCTCAACATGGATGTGCAG gACATCCTAGCCCACGTAACCAAGAGGGACTTTGAAGCCCTCGTGGCTGTGGACCAGCTCAACCTGGAGCGGGAGAAGAACAAGGTCTTCCTACGATTCA GCGAGGGCGAcatctccttccctcccacctaCCGGTACGAACGGGGCTCCCGGGACAACTACATCTGGCAGAAGTTCAAGACTACGGGG ATGAGGATCAACGTCCCCTCGTGGTGCGACCGCATCCTGTGGAAGTCGCACCCAGAGACCCACGTGGTCTGTAACTCGTACG GCTGCACCGACGACATCGTGAGCAGTGACCACTCGCCGGTCTTCGCCACCTTCGAGGTGGGAGTGACATCGCAGTTTGTGCCCAAGAAGG CACCCGGCTCCAGCCCCGAATCGCTGGCCTGCATCGAGTGGGAGAGCATCGAGGTGATCGTGAAAACCGCCAGCCGCAGCAAGTGCTACATCGAGTTTCACTCCTACTGCCTGGAGG AGCCCCAGCGGAGCGGGGAGAACACGTCCCAGAGCTGCGACATCCCCGGCTTCCTCAAGCTCAGCTGGTCGGCCAAACACTTGCCCGTG CTGCACCCCATCCTCTCGGACCTGGAGTACCTGGGGGACCAGCACCTGCTGCTCAGCATCAAGGGCGTGGAGAGCTGCGAGTCGTACG GCGAGTGCTGCATCGCGATGAGGTCCATGATTGGCAGCATGGCCCAGCAGTTTGAGACCTTCCTCTTCCACCGCGGCGAGGAGACGGGCTCCATGCGCGGCTGGATGAAGGTCCGAGTCCCCAAGGACAGGCGCAGCACCCGCGAGAGGCTCTACG AGTGGATCAGCTTCGAGGAGGAGGATGCCGAAGCGGCTGCCGATGTCCCGACGTGCTCCAAGCCGCCCACGCACCGCGTCAG GAGCCGGCCCCACAGCGTCCCGGACGCGGCCAGCAGCTACACCAACCCAGCCTACTTCATATTCGAGGGGTTGCCCAACACgtgggccccggcgcccggcgcctccGAAGCCCTCCGTCGCCCCCGCGGCGAGAGGCAGGCGGAAAGcccgcggcgccgcagcccggccccgccgcccgcggaggaagagccgcggggcggccggccccGCAGCGTGGCGGGGGGTCCCGGCCGCGGGCGCCAGctcagccccctccccgccggcagGCAGAAGAGGCCCAAATCGGCCGTTCTGGAGAGGgacgtggcggcggcggtggcggcggaggGCGACTGCTCCCTGACGGCGCTGCACATGGCGAGGTGCCTCAGCGAGCTGGACCGGGTGTCCcccgagcggggcggccgcccggaCGCCGGCACGGCCGGTGGCCCCAAGGCGCAGCTGCGCCAGACCCGCAGCGCcctggagccgctgccgccgctgccgccacccACGCAGGACGCCCGGCGGCACGGCCGCACCACGGAG TGGCCCTGCGACAGGGGCGACCGCTCCCGCAGCATCGGCGCGTGGCTGAGTCACCTCGGCTTGGAGCAATACAAGGAGGGGCTGTATGAAAACGGCTGGGATGACCTCGAGTTCTTCAG AGACATCACTGAGCAGGACCTGCTGGAAGCCGGGGTGCTGAGCCCTACTCACCGGAAGCTCATCCAAGCCAAACTCCGCGAGAGCGCCGCTGAAAGTCCGCAGCAGAGACCCTACCTGAAACCAAACGCCTAG